The Rhea pennata isolate bPtePen1 chromosome Z, bPtePen1.pri, whole genome shotgun sequence genome includes a region encoding these proteins:
- the LOC134153554 gene encoding long-chain fatty acid transport protein 6-like — protein sequence MLYTWLSTLAGGALVLYVSLRIFSPYFWEDLLYFLRRKRLKAIIKKRASNGILSIIDLFIQRVEKIPHKPFIIYEGKVHTYQDVDKRSNRLAQVFLHHAALEKGDTVALLMGNEPDFIHVWFGLAKLGCVVAFLNFNVHFRSLLHCINECAAKALVIAEDRLGSIEKEFIFHLMDNNVTIWLMSTSSPFQHVGTILDKLDKVPDDPVPSCLRSVTDQGNTAVYIFTSGSTGFPKPAIITHRRTLSSSSAFVQCGAVSQDIMYLTLPLYHISASLLGIGGCIALGATCVLKKKFSASQFWNDCRKYNVTIFLYIGELCRYLCNQPSREVDRVHQVRMALGNGIRPAIWKEFLIRFGPIKIFEFYGSTEGNSFFLNYTNKIGAVGRAGVFSRFLHSFELLKYDVWKQELMKDEHGRCKKAPIGEPGLLVVKVTQETPFSGYAGNKEISEKKLLRNVFVKGDVYFNTGDLLVMDQSGFLYFSDRVGDTFRWKGENVATVEVSEIIGMMDFVQEVNVYGVSVKNYEGRIGMAAVVLKPDQPFDGERLYKHVVDFLPSYAQPRFVRIMDIMQITTTFKHQKMHLVNEGFNPEIISEPLYFLHEPAHSYIPLTREIYRKVVSGEIRL from the exons ATGCTATACACGTGGCTTTCAACACTTGCTGGAGGAGCACTGGTGCTGTATGTCTCTCtgaggatattttccccatattTCTGGGAGGATCTGCTCTACTTCTTGAGACGGAAGAGgttaaaagcaataataaagaaaagggCAAGCAATGGAATTCTCTCAATAATTGATCTTTTCATTCAGAGAGTGGAAAAGATTCCCCACAAGCCATTCATCATCTACGAAGGGAAGGTGCACACCTACCAAGATGTAGACAAGAGAAGTAACAGGCTAGCCCAGGTCTTCCTCCACCATGCAGCTCTGGAAAAGGGCGACACAGTGGCCCTGCTGATGGGCAATGAGCCCGACTTCATCCATGTGTGGTTTGGACTGGCCAAGCTGGGCTGTGTGGTGGCTTTCCTCAACTTCAATGTCCACTTCAGATCTCTCTTGCACTGTATTAATGAATGTGCAGCGAAAGCACTGGTGATAGCAGAAG ATCGTTTAGGATCGATAGAGAAggagtttatttttcatctcatgGACAATAATGTTACTATCTGGCTGATGAGCACCAGTTCTCCTTTCCAGCATGTTGGTACTATACTGGACAAACTAGATAAGGTCCCTGATGACCCTGTTCCATCTTGCCTTAGATCTGTGACTGACCAAGGAAACACAGCTGTGTATATCTTCACATCAGGAAGTACAG GCTTCCCCAAACCTGCTATCATCACCCATCGAAGAACCCTGTCTTCCTCTTCAGCCTTTGTCCAGTGTGGGGCAGTTTCTCAGGATATTATGTATCTCACTCTTCCTTTGTACCACATCAGTGCTTCTCTTCTCGGCATTGGTGGATGCATTGCATTAG GAGCAACTTGtgttttgaagaagaaattttcGGCAAGCCAGTTTTGGAATGACTGTAGAAAATATAATGTAACGATCTTTTTGTACATAGGGGAACTTTGTCGTTACCTTTGTAACCAGCCCAGT AGAGAAGTGGACAGAGTTCACCAAGTGCGTATGGCTCTAGGAAATGGCATAAGACCTGCTATCTGGAAAGAATTCCTGATAAGGTTTGGcccaattaaaatatttgaattctaTGGATCCACAgaaggaaattcttttttcttaaattatacaaataaaataggAGCTGTGGGCCGTGCTGGTGTTTTCTCAAGG TTCCTACATTCTTTTGAATTGTTGAAATATGATGTATGGAAACAGGAACTTATGAAAGATGAACATGGAAGGTGTAAGAAAGCACCAATAG GTGAACCTGGCCTTCTGGTTGTCAAGGTGACACAGGAAACCCCATTTTCTGGATATGctggaaataaagaaatctcTGAGAAGAAACTCCTGCGTAATGTGTTTGTGAAAGGAGATGTATATTTTAACACAGGAGATCTCCTGGTGATGGACCAGAGTGGATTCCTTTACTTCAGTGACCGAGTGGGAGACACTTTTAG atggaaaggagaaaacGTTGCCACTGTAGAAGTCTCTGAGATCATTGGGATGATGGATTTTGTTCAAGAAGTTAATGTTTACGGTGTAAGCGTAAAAA ATTATGAAGGAAGAATAGGGATGGCAGCTGTTGTGCTTAAGCCTGACCAACCATTTGATGGAGAAAGACTTTACAAGCATGTTGTGGACTTCCTTCCAAGTTATGCCCAACCACGCTTTGTGAGAATCATG gaTATTATGCAAATTACTACAACTTTCAAACATCAGAAAATGCATCTGGTGAATGAAGGATTTAATCCAGAAATTATATCTGAACCTCTGTATTTCTTGCATGAACCTGCACATTCCTATATTCCTTTGACAAGAGAGATATACAGGAAGGTGGTTTCTGGTGAAATACGTTTATAA